Proteins found in one Channa argus isolate prfri chromosome 7, Channa argus male v1.0, whole genome shotgun sequence genomic segment:
- the LOC137131104 gene encoding G-protein coupled receptor 20-like — MNFNSTESWVFINTSFPLLPVISSPANRSGMEAYLHRLAHLDEGLYNDFYGLWIALMVINSLIFLVGMVLNIVALYVFCFRTKQKTTSVIYTINLAVTDLLVNLSLPTRILLYYSGGACLTCSYVHIFSYFVNMYCSILFLTCICVDRYLAIVQVEASRRWRNSNVAKCVCVSVWLFAIVVTYSFLSTAFQHTGCCLSKLLFLTMTEFFLPLIIIVVFTLRIMWALADRRLMQQSRERRRRAVQLLTTVLVIFTVCFTPFHIRQVVVYFYPDMPHHVIVYHLTVTLSSLNSCMDPVVYCFVTNNFQATMRHLFRRAEPEQTSGDIISMQHSSKAPGATANAITNNVIMMTKIPTSLQRNNLG, encoded by the exons ATGAATTTCAACAGTACTGAGTCCTGGGTTTTTATCAACACTTCATTTCCACTCCTGCCTGTGATATCCAGCCCTGCTAACAGGAGTGGCATGGAGGCTTATCTACACAGACTGGCTCACTTAGATGAGGGCCTCTATAATGATTTCTACGGCCTTTGGATTGCACTGATGGTCATAAACTCTCTCATATTCCTG GTGGGCATGGTGCTCAACATAGTTGCactttatgttttctgtttccgCACAAAGCAGAAGACCACCTCAGTGATCTACACCATCAACCTGGCAGTGACAGACCTCTTGGTGAACCTTTCTCTGCCAACTCGCATCCTGCTCTACTACAGTGGAGGAGCTTGTCTCACCTGTTCCTACGTGCACATCTTCAGCTACTTTGTCAACATGTACTGCAGCATCTTATTTCTCACGTGTATCTGTGTTGATCGATACCTTGCTATTGTCCAG GTTGAAGCATCCCGGCGATGGAGGAACTCCAATGTggccaaatgtgtgtgtgtctctgtctggctGTTTGCCATTGTGGTCACCTACTCCTTTCTTTCCACTGCTTTCCAGCATACAGGCTGCTGCCTTTCAAAGCTCCTCTTTCTTACCATGACTGAGTTCTTCCTGCCACTCATCATTATAGTGGTCTTCACTTTGAGGATCATGTGGGCCCTTGCTGACCGCCGTCTGATGCAGCAGAGCAG ggagaggagaagaagggCTGTCCAGCTGCTGACCACAGTGTTGGTCATCTTCACTGTGTGCTTTACACCCTTCCACATCAGACAG GTGGTGGTGTACTTCTACCCTGATATGCCTCATCATGTGATTGTCTACCACTTGACTGTCACTCTCAGCAGTTTGAATAGCTGTATGGATCCTGTCGTCTACTGCTTTGTTACAAATAATTTCCAA GCTACTATGAGACATCTCTTCCGTCGTGCAGAGCCCGAACAGACCAGTGGTGACATCATCAGCATGCAGCACAGCTCCAAGGCCCCAGGCGCAACAGCCAATGCCATCACTAATAATGTGATCATGATGACCAAGATTCCTACTTCATTGCAGAGAAACAATCTGGGGTAG